Genomic segment of Coffea arabica cultivar ET-39 chromosome 1e, Coffea Arabica ET-39 HiFi, whole genome shotgun sequence:
TAGAAGAAAAAGCAGCAAATGTATACAGTCTTGCATTTATTCTGATGCTGTTTACATCAACCAAGGATGCATGAAAAGAGGCTGAAAACACCAATGCAATGCCAACCAAAGGTTTACCTTTATACCAGGGACGTGACAGAAAAAAGCTTCAGGAGATTGTGAGTGGTAATGCCCACCATGACCTACAGCTCCATAAGGTGCTCTTATAGTCAAGCctggaaaggaaaagaaaaatgtgatgAACCTTGTACACCTTGAATAACTAGGAAGAGAAATTGTAAATTACCTCCACAGTTGAACTGGTTACCACTTCGATATCTGAACTTAGCAGCCTCATTGACAATCTGCGAAGCAAAATACCAATTCCCAGTTACTTATTTGTAAGGATATGCTAGTGTTGACCCTAGGGAGGATGCAGACCTGATCAAAAGCAGGGAAAATATAATCTgcaaattgaatttctgcaatgGCCCGATTTCCCTGGAATTCAAAATGGCAATGCAAGGCAAAGAGaagaagccaaaaaaaaaaaaaagagaggatgtAAATGCTCAATAGAATTCGTGTTCAATATTACATCCAAAAAGCTTGAAACTTTGAACTTACCATTGCTGCTAGACCGATACCAAATCCAACAATTCCCTGTTAGTAAAATTTGTGTATAACCAAAGTCAGCCAGCCAACAAAAACAAGAGAACGTGTATTTGAAAATATAATAGTTATCTGAAATCCTAGTGCTACAACcatttttcctttgcttttctTCTGTTCTCCAGTGGCAGATCCCAAAAAAGGGACATTGACAGAAGTGTAGGTGGTGCTGGGTTACCTGTTCACAGAGAGGGGTGTTGAAAACCCTGTTTTTGCCAAATTGATCAGCTAAACCGGTGGTGCAACGAAAGACACCACCAAAGCTGACATCTTCCCCAAATACATAAGCACTGAAACAGATCGTAAGAGTTTTAATGACTGCACCTCATCCAAGTACAATATAGATAGACAGGCCGACAGGGAAAGAATAAAAGAATCACATCAAGCATCAATCTCAATCTCATACATCCAGTGCTGCCACACAAGTCGAAATGCATGTTATATATCAAATGCTAGTATCAAGATAGCCACCCGTTAGTAGTATATGAATCAACAAAAGACCGCTTCATCGTTCTACAACTTTTCCGCTTACATCCTAGTGGTACTTCATATTatctttcttttaaaaaaaaattgtaaattttatcccaccagTCTAAAAATGCTAGTAAGCTGAGCTGAAAATGGGTCAAACCAACCctttttgatcttttttttcCCACCCACAAAAAAAGAAGTTAAGTATGCAAAATTTGAGAGAAGAGGGAGTCCCCcaatgaatgaacgaattgtTGTGGGTCTTACCGAGGATCTGTATCTAAGGCAATCTGGAGGGCTTGATTGATTGCAGTGAAGAGGTTGATATTAGACGACTTCTTGTTgtcgttcccttggctgtgctGCTGCTGCGGGCTCCTCTTTTCCTCAGTGGTGGCTGTGGTGGTTGAGAATCCCCTTTCCCTTCCCCCGCCACTGCCCCTTCTCCCTATTTTAGTGGCAGTGCAAACACAGCCGCCTTCAGTACGGTTCTTCTTCTGCTTgcaaaaaatcaaacaaaacctTCCAATTTTCCTCAGGGAACCATCTGCCATTCCTTCTATTACGGGAGCTTGTAATTAAAAGTAAAGGGTCTCCCTTTTTTGTTACTCCTAGCTCAACTGTGAATGAAGCTGGGGAATTGGGATCATTCATGCACGGATTTTTGGATTGTAGGTTGGGTTTGGGTGATTCATTCAACGGGATCGGATTAGCAGACGTGGATTGCTTTGCTGCTCACTTTCGTCTCCAATCACTTTCCAGACTGACCGCAGCAATTTCCTAGTACTAAGTAATTTGCTTTGGATAAGAGGATCGGTGCTGTGGTGGGGACACCTGGGGGAGGCAGATAAGGAAGAGTTGCCCGCTGAAATGAAAACTGTATCAGTTCTTGTcaccccaaaaaataaaaagagaatgTTGAACCTTAAAGGCAAATTGCAGATCAAGACCCACCCAATTATCTTTGGACGTAAAAATGCATACATTTCATAAAAAAGTTGTCATGGAATTAGTGAATATTACTACCGGAATAGGGTTGGATTTCAGGCTATGAAACCATCATTTGCATGTCAAGTTGATTGGCAAGTTTTACCATGATTTGCACATCAAGTTCTTTGATCACTTTGTCCATTTTATAACCCCTCTCTAAACAAATAAGAGTGGTTAGGTTGGTAACATGGTTCAAAGTCTCGGTCGAGACCGAGATGACTTGGCCAAATCATCGCTAGAATGGACCTCTCTGATACGATATCGAGACAAGATGATTCCGAAATACTTGACTCGCTGAGAACTCGGGCAAGAAGTCTCTGATACGGATAGTCTCGGTCGATTCGACCCAAATTATCCCGAATCAACTtgcaaatttatattttatagattttcttttgctaatttttttattatttttgttaagcatatttttgaatattattcacaattttagaatattaaatgtttcaaaatttaCGTTTTGTCGAAATCGTGATTAATATGCTGAGACTGATGTAGATCGGTCCGGGCCAGACCACAACTTTGAACCATGGTTGTAATCtgggttaatttcactttgtccccccaaactttggacgattacccacttaagtccctaaacttaaaaatgggacacttaagtccctaaatttataaatacctcccacttaaggaaaattaTTAACAAATCAtgaatgccgttggtggtcgaagtgtcccattttataagggtttagggatttaagtgtcccattttataagttcagggacttaagtgggaggtatttataagtttagggacttaagtgtcccattttgaagtttagggacttaagtggataatcgtccaaagtttggggggacaaagtggaattaacccgtTGTAATCTACTGCTGGAGTACTTCTTTCATTCATTAAGCAGCACGTCATTATGTTCTTTTATCCCAACAAGGAACATGATATCGGAAATCCAGAGAATGTCTTTATGGAATTattcaacaacaacaacaacattaATGTGGTTGGATATACAACATCAACAGCAACAACAAATAATGAATGTGAAAGGAGTCTAAATGTTGGCAATAGCTTGAAATCCATGGCCTCCAACAGCAGTATCCATCGTAGCAGTTGCTGCGGTGGTAGCAGTGTTAACAAGGACAACCAGCGGGCTCCTAACATGATGAAATCCGTCGGACCAAACAATCTCCCCGAAATCATATCTGCCTTGGGATATCTTGTTGGGTATGAGGGTGACATAAAATGTACGTTCTTGCTTAAAAGGTGAGAAAATCAAGAGCTTAGGCCACACCACCACATCCACCCCCTGAGGATTCACCACCCTCACAAAGTACACTGCTATCTTCCCCCAACCACCCACGTTACGGACTTTCCTTGTAATCGTGGTGGTCCTCTGTAGATTCAGAACTGTGATGGATGGGTAGTTTAGGTTGGCATTGCTTGTTCTACCTCTACCTCTGCCTCCTCCTGTTGTTGAACTGGAACTGGGGAAGCAGAATGTCTTTGTACGATTCATGTCATGAAGAACCAAGCTCCTGATCTGATCCTCGGTGTAGCCAATGTGACAAAGAAAGACGAGGTAGTCTTCTGGCTTCATTTCGTAAACCAGCCCCGGGTCCATTGCTCTGAGTGGATTTATGTGGCCAGCACCAATGTCGAAAGGATCAGATGCTTTGATTGATCCAACGGCAAGAATTTGATCATTTGATGTGTCAGTGGTGTATGCTACGAGTGCAATGCATTATCAAGAGTTACTGATCCatataaacaagaaaaataacaCCACAAAATATGATTCAACTGAATAAGCAAAAATTTAGTTAGTTATCCTGTAGCATCATAGCATgttattaagtgataagtgtaAATACCAGTAGTCATGAGAGCAGATCGAATTGCAGCAGGAGACCAGTCAGGATGAGCAGATTTAAGAAGAGCAACAACACCTGACACGTGAGGACATGACATAGAAGTCCCGGATTGGAAATTCCAATCAACGGAACGCCGGTCATCTAGAGTCGGAGTTGGAGGAGACATTGGAGGCCATGCTGCCAATATGTTGATTCCTGGAGCGCTTATGTCTGGCTGTTTTATTGGCCAATACATTAATTGTAACAATTACACGCTCATGATCAGAGTAGTACGTATATTATATACAGTTGGATGGATTGGGAGGTTGCTAGTACCTTAAGAAAATCAGGGGAGATAGAACTTGGCCCTCTAGAAGAGAAGTCCGCGACTATGGGTGCTGGAGCCCTTTTCAGAACCGTTTTACTGGGAAATATCTGTATTGTGGGAGGACGACTACTTCGCATGCATGTCGATGGAAAACACCATACGCAGTCAGGTCCAGAAATTAATCTTAATACCATGGTATGTATAGATGCTTCATAATTACCAAATATTAGTGCTCAAGAAAGATATACTAGATAATgtactagtagtagtagtaaatCATTAGTATAAGATGGAGAAAATTAACAGGAGCTCACTCTATCGACCGAGACAGATATTGAGCCATTTTGGTGCCTTGAATGATGTCAAGGAGCAGCAGAGGGAGAATGGTAATATCAGGGAACGGCCTACTCAAAGGCTCCACAAAGATGAGCCCTGCTgcacttctatttcttgctgCTGCCTCCGCCTCTTCCCTCCTTACTGATCCCACGCTCGAGAAGCATAAGATTATCTTTCCATCTGCTTTTGCTGTTACATTTTTAACGCTCTCTGTTCTGCAAACCCTGTCATTGAAATCAACCATAATAATAATGCCAATAAATTCACCATGCTGGAAGAATACAATTAGACAATGAGGGCAAAGTGAGAAAATTGTGTTTGAGGTTCCTgcagaaagcaaaaaaaaaattactagcaAGCTGGCAAGCTCCAAGTTTTAGGCTTTTGCAGGAGGGAGGGATGGATATATCGTATATGTTACCCTACCCACTGGAAAAATAATTGCTGGCGTTGGACAATATTGCTGTTATTGGATGGGCCACGAAGCCTTCACCCtgcacatacatacatatattaataaaaattaggctcataaattaaatgatgaTGGAATAAATAGGCAACCTCCTCCTCCTCAACACGGATATGGCATACAGGTCTCTGTCTTTCCAATGTAGAATTCTGTTATTTTTACAAGATTTTGCATAGTATATTCGTataatttgttaaaaaaaaacaaggattACATTAACAAGTCTGAAATAACTCGTTGGGCAGGGGAGTAGGACAATGAGAGCCAACATTAAACACTTGTAACTGGCCAATGCAAGTTGATTCAATTGGTAAGAACGAATCACTTTTTCTTATAAAAGATCGTATGTATTTGAATAtcattgtcttttttttttcgacagTCAGTAATAGTTTACTTTACACCTACACTTATTCCTACTCCTTACTTTAACCTATTCTAAGGGGGCTCAACTGGACCAATAGAAGGGTCGATGGGAATTGAACCATCATCGGATCACATATGTGCATTACACATCCATCTGAATTTTTTAGAGAACCATATAATATGGCAATTGATGAAAAGCAAGATCCGAACCCTTACTTCCCACCCACCAAGTCTTTGGCCACCAGCCTTTGATATCATTGTCAATGTGTGAAAATCGCGATCTATAATGGTGTCGATCTGTAAGAATTTTTGTAATCAATCTATAATCCGTGGTGGTGGTGATAGGAGCCAACTCAACTCGTTCAAACTTTTTCTTacacaaaaaagagaaaatttgtaGTTTCACTGCTACTAAAAttagtgaaaaaaaaggaaagaaagaaaaggtctGTTACACTTGGAGGAGCCCCGAATCTATCCTTTTTATATCACTATCCATCACTACCCTAAGATTCTAGAGTCTAGACAGACATTCATTAAAGTTCCCACTACGGGGTTGTAATAGCAGTATGATAGAATCTTGGTTGTAACTGTTCTTCTGAACAGTGAGACCACTAGATCCTCATCGTCTTGGGCTAGGTACGTTTGTCTACA
This window contains:
- the LOC113697070 gene encoding 2-oxoisovalerate dehydrogenase subunit beta 1, mitochondrial isoform X2, with amino-acid sequence MADGSLRKIGRFCLIFCKQKKNRTEGGCVCTATKIGRRGSGGGRERGFSTTTATTEEKRSPQQQHSQGNDNKKSSNINLFTAINQALQIALDTDPRAYVFGEDVSFGGVFRCTTGLADQFGKNRVFNTPLCEQGIVGFGIGLAAMIVNEAAKFRYRSGNQFNCGGLTIRAPYGAVGHGGHYHSQSPEAFFCHVPGIKVVVPRSPQQAKGLLLSCIRDPNPVVFFEPKWLYRLAVEEVPENDYMLPLSQAEVIREGADITLVGWGAQLAIMEQACVDAEKDGISCELIDLKTLIPWDKDTVVASVRKTGRLLISHEAPITGGFGAEISASIVERCFLRLEAPVTRVCGLDTPFPLVFEPFYLPTKNKILDAIKSTVNY
- the LOC113697070 gene encoding 2-oxoisovalerate dehydrogenase subunit beta 1, mitochondrial isoform X1, with the translated sequence MADGSLRKIGRFCLIFCKQKKNRTEGGCVCTATKIGRRGSGGGRERGFSTTTATTEEKRSPQQQHSQGNDNKKSSNINLFTAINQALQIALDTDPRAYVFGEDVSFGGVFRCTTGLADQFGKNRVFNTPLCEQGIVGFGIGLAAMGNRAIAEIQFADYIFPAFDQIVNEAAKFRYRSGNQFNCGGLTIRAPYGAVGHGGHYHSQSPEAFFCHVPGIKVVVPRSPQQAKGLLLSCIRDPNPVVFFEPKWLYRLAVEEVPENDYMLPLSQAEVIREGADITLVGWGAQLAIMEQACVDAEKDGISCELIDLKTLIPWDKDTVVASVRKTGRLLISHEAPITGGFGAEISASIVERCFLRLEAPVTRVCGLDTPFPLVFEPFYLPTKNKILDAIKSTVNY
- the LOC113687885 gene encoding subtilisin-like protease SBT3.18, whose product is MQVYIVYLGHNQNKAPDLTSKHHLQLLSTVFTSKKDAKQAMLYSYKHGFSGFSATLNSTQAQVLSNTKGVISIFKSKTVHLHTTRSWDFLGLSMDYSTEKATPMWQQAYGGDVIVGVFDTGGGWNQLPMRRRLGLRHAGIWAESHSFREEPGMGPVPASWKGKCVSGEHFDPATACNRKLIGATYYLGGFERRYGKLNKTRNLEYESPLDAVGHGTHVASTAVGSVVKNASFLGGFGQGTARGGAPRARLAVYKVCWNVNLEGRCTEADIMAAFDKALHDGVNVISGSFGLRPPLRAFFATAASIGSFHAMQMGVSVVFSAGNSGPDPSLVENGFPWSISVAASTIDRSFPTRIVLDCALSFLGEGFVAHPITAILSNASNYFSSGVCRTESVKNVTAKADGKIILCFSSVGSVRREEAEAAARNRSAAGLIFVEPLSRPFPDITILPLLLLDIIQGTKMAQYLSRSIDRPPTIQIFPSKTVLKRAPAPIVADFSSRGPSSISPDFLKPDISAPGINILAAWPPMSPPTPTLDDRRSVDWNFQSGTSMSCPHVSGVVALLKSAHPDWSPAAIRSALMTTAYTTDTSNDQILAVGSIKASDPFDIGAGHINPLRAMDPGLVYEMKPEDYLVFLCHIGYTEDQIRSLVLHDMNRTKTFCFPSSSSTTGGGRGRGRTSNANLNYPSITVLNLQRTTTITRKVRNVGGWGKIAVYFVRVVNPQGVDVVVWPKLLIFSPFKQERTFYVTLIPNKISQGRYDFGEIVWSDGFHHVRSPLVVLVNTATTAATATMDTAVGGHGFQAIANI